Proteins co-encoded in one Quercus robur chromosome 8, dhQueRobu3.1, whole genome shotgun sequence genomic window:
- the LOC126697512 gene encoding transcription initiation factor TFIID subunit 11-like: protein MEPRPSVDPFEVAFKDVEELPPDSPTADSLDIESHIQTPANVLTPPAVIASAGTNASTGNNEDEDEDEEDDNVDVNIRNISYKSDPDKAARTQAILSRFTEEQMERYEFFRRSRFKKSDMRKLLLSITGMRAVSEPMIVAVSATAKMFVGDIVETARVVMTDWKDSGPIRPCHIREAYRRLKLEGKVPRRSVPRLF, encoded by the exons ATGGAACCGAGGCCATCTGTGGACCCGTTTGAGGTGGCATTTAAGGATGTAGAAGAATTGCCACCTGATTCCCCTACTGCTGATTCTTTGGACATTGAAAGTCATATCCAGACTCCCGCTAATGTGTTAACACCGCCAGCCGTGATAGCGTCTGCTGGGACTAATGCATCCACTGGCAACaatgaagatgaggatgaggatgaagaGGATGATAATGTGGATGTCAACATCAGAAATATTTCGTATAAGAGTGACCCTGACAAAGCTGCCAGGACACA GGCTATCCTCTCACGGTTCACAGAGGAACAGATGGAGAGGTATGAGTTCTTTCGGAGGTCTCGATTTAAAAAATCCGACATGAGAAAG TTGTTACTGAGCATCACTGGAATGCGGGCAGTTTCCGAGCCAATGATAGTTGCAGTGTCAGCGACAGCAAAAATGTTTGTTGGTGATATTGTTGAGACTG CTAGAGTGGTTATGACTGACTGGAAGGATTCTGGGCCTATTCGGCCTTGCCACATTAGGGAAGCATATAGAAGACTAAAGCTTGAAGGCAAAGTACCAAGGAGATCAGTGCCAAGGCTCTTCTAG